A stretch of the Bacillus sp. B-jedd genome encodes the following:
- a CDS encoding Na-translocating system protein MpsC family protein translates to METILIEKEISGYIGRLLRESFGRGPKAVYSTYSDPFIVVHITGFMSPVEKSLIDCQQTLYVEKTRDVIMDGLMDEVKAFLEITLERKVDDFYYDWNLEEQSGAFIITLSPEAPEALTGGYAGKTHVHHEMAEVSIEAQKMPEEIDSSILSRRVLLLIRKGILVQIEKELIHLGFEETLTLAKRRLEKRKLKEHQGNFEKHLQKNIAEVFVDWNFDKDLSYSVFIFKPE, encoded by the coding sequence ATGGAAACCATTTTAATAGAAAAAGAAATAAGCGGCTATATCGGCCGGCTTTTGAGGGAGAGCTTTGGCCGCGGGCCGAAAGCGGTATATTCCACATACTCGGACCCTTTTATTGTCGTGCATATTACCGGCTTTATGTCCCCCGTAGAAAAATCACTGATAGACTGCCAGCAAACCCTCTACGTGGAAAAAACCCGTGACGTCATTATGGATGGGTTAATGGATGAAGTGAAAGCGTTTCTGGAAATTACACTGGAAAGGAAAGTCGATGATTTTTACTATGACTGGAACCTCGAGGAACAGTCAGGAGCGTTTATCATTACCCTTTCGCCTGAAGCCCCAGAGGCATTAACGGGCGGATATGCTGGGAAAACCCATGTGCATCATGAAATGGCTGAAGTAAGTATCGAAGCCCAAAAAATGCCCGAAGAAATCGATTCATCCATCTTAAGCAGGCGCGTGCTTCTGTTGATAAGAAAAGGCATCCTTGTTCAAATTGAAAAAGAATTGATCCATCTAGGCTTTGAAGAAACCTTGACTTTAGCAAAAAGAAGACTGGAGAAAAGAAAGCTAAAAGAACATCAGGGAAACTTTGAAAAGCACCTACAGAAAAACATAGCAGAAGTATTTGTCGACTGGAACTTCGATAAAGATTTGAGCTACTCTGTATTTATTTTTAAACCTGAATAA
- the pheA gene encoding prephenate dehydratase translates to MKVAYLGPHGSFSEEAAYKTFKNGEANWQLCDSILEVLEAVGDRKVEKGIVPIENSIEGTINITADGLLANNLFIENEVIFPVTLNLLVNEGADINDIREVWSISPALAQCKDYIKESRLKTKEFDSTSSAARALKEQGRMDAGAIASSAAASLFGLEVANSSVQDNGENHTRFLVVGKRSSEFLPFHKRDKIMLLIAPALDQSGVLSSILNVFSALNINLTWIESRPTKKRLGTYHFFLEAETGQDQERTTKALKILRAFGHEVQVLGSYNTVRL, encoded by the coding sequence ATGAAAGTAGCATATTTGGGGCCACATGGAAGTTTTTCCGAGGAAGCTGCCTATAAAACATTCAAGAATGGCGAGGCAAATTGGCAGCTTTGTGATTCGATTCTTGAAGTTCTTGAGGCGGTTGGCGATCGGAAGGTTGAAAAAGGCATTGTGCCAATTGAAAACTCAATCGAAGGAACCATTAATATCACCGCGGACGGCCTTTTAGCCAACAATTTGTTTATTGAAAATGAGGTCATTTTTCCAGTCACGCTCAATCTGCTCGTTAATGAAGGAGCCGACATAAATGATATCCGCGAGGTCTGGTCCATTTCGCCAGCCCTTGCCCAATGTAAGGACTACATAAAGGAATCCCGTTTGAAAACGAAGGAATTCGACAGTACCTCTTCAGCGGCCAGGGCATTAAAGGAACAGGGCCGTATGGACGCAGGAGCGATTGCATCAAGCGCCGCAGCCAGTCTTTTCGGTCTTGAGGTTGCAAACAGTTCAGTCCAGGATAACGGTGAAAACCATACTCGATTTCTCGTTGTCGGGAAAAGGAGCTCTGAGTTCCTGCCTTTCCACAAGCGTGATAAGATCATGCTCCTGATTGCCCCAGCACTGGACCAGTCGGGCGTTCTGTCCTCAATCCTTAACGTTTTCTCGGCGCTGAACATCAACCTGACCTGGATTGAATCACGGCCAACGAAAAAGCGCCTTGGCACCTATCATTTCTTCCTTGAAGCGGAAACAGGCCAGGATCAGGAAAGAACAACGAAAGCACTGAAAATATTGAGGGCATTCGGCCATGAAGTGCAAGTATTGGGCAGCTACAATACTGTAAGGCTATGA
- a CDS encoding undecaprenyl-diphosphate phosphatase, whose protein sequence is MIIWNLFVALILGIVEGLTEFAPVSSTGHMIIVDDLLLHSKELFSPQVANTFKVVIQLGSILAVVIVFKDRILGLLGLAKKKADEETGESLSLLKIFVGLLPAGITGVLFEDYIDEHLFSVKTVVVGLVLGAILMIIADFVRPKKPKAETVDQVGYKQAFGIGLFQCLGLWPGFSRSGSTIAGGVLLGMSHRAASDFTFIMAVPIMMGASGISLLKNWEYFSMDALPFFIVGFLAAFVFALISIRFFLKLINRIKLVPFAIYRIVIAILIYVLYF, encoded by the coding sequence ATGATAATTTGGAATTTATTCGTCGCGCTCATTCTTGGTATTGTCGAAGGACTGACTGAATTCGCGCCTGTTTCTTCAACTGGACACATGATCATCGTTGATGATTTACTGCTTCACTCGAAAGAACTTTTCTCCCCCCAGGTAGCAAACACGTTTAAAGTAGTCATCCAGCTAGGTTCCATCCTAGCGGTTGTGATTGTATTTAAAGACAGAATCCTTGGCCTGCTCGGACTCGCGAAGAAAAAAGCAGACGAGGAAACTGGCGAATCGCTGAGCCTTCTGAAAATATTCGTCGGCCTCCTCCCAGCCGGGATCACCGGGGTGCTGTTCGAGGATTATATTGATGAGCATCTATTCTCTGTCAAAACCGTTGTTGTCGGCCTTGTGCTTGGCGCAATTCTTATGATCATTGCCGACTTTGTCCGTCCGAAAAAGCCGAAAGCAGAAACAGTCGACCAGGTCGGCTACAAGCAGGCATTCGGCATTGGACTCTTCCAATGCCTCGGGCTGTGGCCGGGCTTTTCCCGCTCGGGATCAACCATCGCCGGCGGCGTCCTGCTCGGAATGAGCCACCGTGCCGCATCGGATTTCACCTTCATCATGGCTGTGCCAATCATGATGGGAGCGAGCGGGATCTCCCTTTTGAAAAACTGGGAATACTTCAGCATGGACGCGCTGCCATTCTTTATCGTCGGCTTCCTTGCGGCATTTGTTTTCGCTTTGATCTCCATCCGCTTTTTCTTGAAGCTGATCAATCGAATCAAGCTTGTCCCGTTCGCCATCTACAGAATCGTCATTGCCATCCTGATTTATGTACTATACTTTTAA
- a CDS encoding DUF2500 domain-containing protein has product MDTGFEMFDAMSVIVPIFFVVFIGIFLFAIGKGITEWSNNNQQPKLTVMAKVVSKRTRVSGGANDHSASTHYYTTFEVESGDRMEFQVNGYEYGQLAEGDHGELTFQGTRYHGFTRVKNSVQSAE; this is encoded by the coding sequence ATGGATACGGGTTTCGAGATGTTTGATGCCATGTCGGTTATTGTGCCTATCTTTTTCGTTGTTTTCATTGGTATCTTCCTTTTTGCAATTGGGAAGGGGATAACAGAATGGTCGAATAATAATCAGCAGCCAAAGCTGACAGTGATGGCAAAAGTGGTCTCAAAACGTACCCGTGTAAGCGGCGGAGCCAATGACCATTCGGCCAGCACGCATTATTATACGACATTCGAGGTGGAAAGCGGCGACCGGATGGAATTCCAGGTAAATGGCTATGAATATGGCCAGCTGGCAGAAGGCGATCATGGTGAATTGACTTTTCAGGGAACAAGATACCATGGATTTACCCGAGTGAAAAATTCAGTCCAGTCAGCTGAGTAG
- a CDS encoding replicative helicase loader/inhibitor: MEKQELIKILVLIESVYPDFTVKNETVEDWFAVCRDMDYSQVLKNLACHMRRSPYPPLMAEIAAYSIEERQEDEEMMILDEEGWVHAKHDSLLPKQHGQPNWQNEYFVGF; this comes from the coding sequence ATGGAGAAGCAAGAACTGATAAAAATTCTGGTTCTAATCGAATCTGTCTATCCTGATTTCACGGTAAAAAACGAAACCGTTGAAGACTGGTTTGCTGTATGCCGGGATATGGATTACTCCCAAGTCTTAAAGAATCTCGCCTGCCATATGAGAAGAAGCCCATATCCGCCGCTCATGGCCGAAATTGCGGCCTACTCGATTGAAGAACGTCAAGAGGATGAGGAAATGATGATCCTTGATGAGGAAGGATGGGTCCATGCCAAGCATGACAGCCTTCTGCCAAAACAGCACGGGCAACCGAATTGGCAAAATGAATATTTTGTCGGCTTCTAG
- a CDS encoding STAS domain-containing protein, which produces MTLNQELYDFFMSQTWQLSEDWYAMVDDKDPSSVYSTTNPDIIEELKKQNQEYFLHFYRLFTEGETHLQGEFRKWSHDLAEDAKHLDTPLHYVIREYINSQKVALKYINKFIDQNEDRVSCKQALSWYETTMDAFNLSIAIFVEAYHKNTMRRLLSQKDLINELSSPVIKLQGTSALLPLIGDIDTARAKIILENTLEQCVQQDISSLCIDLSGVAIMDTMVANEIFNLIKALKLIGVRTTLSGIRPEIAQTAVQLGLKFEEVSILPSLSQALDTIKYMK; this is translated from the coding sequence ATGACATTGAATCAGGAATTATATGATTTTTTCATGAGCCAGACGTGGCAGCTTTCAGAAGACTGGTACGCAATGGTTGATGATAAGGATCCTTCTTCTGTTTATTCAACTACAAATCCAGATATTATTGAAGAATTAAAAAAACAAAACCAGGAATATTTCCTTCATTTTTATAGGCTTTTTACTGAAGGAGAAACCCATCTTCAAGGGGAGTTCCGCAAATGGTCACATGATCTTGCTGAAGATGCCAAACACTTGGACACACCGTTACATTATGTGATTCGTGAATACATAAACAGCCAAAAGGTAGCCCTAAAATATATTAATAAATTCATTGATCAAAATGAAGATAGGGTCAGCTGCAAGCAGGCGTTGTCCTGGTATGAGACGACCATGGATGCTTTTAACCTATCCATTGCCATCTTTGTGGAAGCTTATCATAAAAATACGATGCGCCGCCTGCTTTCGCAAAAAGATTTGATCAATGAACTGAGTTCCCCGGTGATCAAGCTCCAGGGCACCTCCGCGCTTCTTCCGCTGATAGGGGACATAGACACAGCCAGGGCGAAAATCATCCTTGAAAATACGCTCGAGCAATGTGTCCAACAAGACATCTCGAGTCTGTGCATCGATTTATCGGGAGTGGCCATAATGGATACGATGGTCGCTAATGAAATCTTTAACTTGATTAAAGCACTGAAGCTGATCGGCGTGAGGACGACCCTTTCCGGTATACGGCCTGAAATCGCCCAAACAGCCGTCCAGCTCGGACTCAAGTTCGAGGAAGTCAGTATCCTTCCATCACTGTCTCAGGCACTAGATACTATCAAATATATGAAATAG
- a CDS encoding VanZ family protein — protein sequence MLLKRIKPLAFLVFILYLALLFYLLFFSAYRNGVQGIVDYNLIPFKTINRYFHYSFQPGLSMVTDEFFGNILAFLPFGFFLPFLFAKVKSTGLAAGWTFLLSLTVEIAQFIFRVGAFDVDDLILNTIGGSIGYSIWYIFLRKTLLDPRKE from the coding sequence GTGTTGTTAAAAAGAATCAAGCCATTAGCCTTTCTCGTTTTCATTCTTTACTTAGCTCTTTTATTTTATCTCCTGTTTTTCTCAGCTTATCGAAACGGCGTACAAGGCATTGTAGATTACAATTTAATTCCCTTTAAAACGATCAATCGCTATTTTCATTATTCTTTTCAACCAGGTTTATCAATGGTGACAGATGAATTTTTCGGCAATATACTGGCATTCTTGCCGTTTGGATTTTTCCTGCCGTTCCTTTTTGCAAAAGTAAAATCGACCGGACTTGCGGCCGGATGGACCTTCCTTCTCTCCCTAACCGTTGAAATCGCTCAATTTATTTTTCGTGTCGGCGCCTTCGATGTGGACGATCTCATTCTGAATACGATAGGCGGAAGCATAGGATATAGTATCTGGTATATATTTTTACGAAAGACACTCCTGGATCCACGAAAAGAATAA
- a CDS encoding PadR family transcriptional regulator, whose translation MFNRELVKGSTSLLMLQLLDIRDMYGYELVKELEARSGNGFTVKEGTLYPALHKLEKQGYIEFYWQEQEKGPARKYYRITAEGKELLKEKTREWQDFVQVMNRVIGRSDHGTAEE comes from the coding sequence TTGTTCAATCGTGAGCTCGTGAAAGGGAGCACGTCTCTTCTTATGCTTCAACTGCTTGATATCCGGGATATGTACGGCTATGAACTAGTCAAGGAACTTGAGGCCAGGAGCGGAAATGGCTTCACCGTCAAGGAAGGTACCTTGTATCCTGCGCTTCACAAGCTGGAAAAGCAGGGATATATTGAATTCTATTGGCAGGAGCAGGAGAAAGGCCCGGCAAGGAAGTATTACCGGATAACTGCTGAAGGCAAGGAGTTGCTGAAAGAAAAAACCCGTGAATGGCAGGACTTTGTTCAGGTTATGAACAGAGTGATAGGGAGATCGGATCATGGAACGGCTGAAGAATGA
- a CDS encoding HAAS signaling domain-containing protein, protein MERLKNDFLKELDRRLGTFAEKESILRDYEEHLDEMLVDSFSLGEEEAREALYARLGTPKEIADMWKEELTVTPSNMKWLFILLNILLFAAGSALTAAHNVFEWEWLSFVWRYLTSIPFIIAFVYIFFWALLGYEIGRSFGSNGRGLVRKTFLAALIPNLTLMVLTLTGIIPYEWFYPLLTKTFIAVCIILTALLYPICLFAYQWGKKSSV, encoded by the coding sequence ATGGAACGGCTGAAGAATGATTTTTTGAAAGAGTTGGACCGGAGGCTTGGCACTTTTGCTGAAAAGGAGTCCATCCTTCGGGATTATGAGGAACATCTTGATGAGATGCTCGTAGACTCTTTTTCACTTGGTGAAGAGGAGGCCCGTGAGGCACTTTATGCCAGGCTTGGCACTCCGAAAGAAATCGCTGACATGTGGAAAGAGGAACTTACTGTAACGCCGAGCAATATGAAATGGTTGTTTATCCTGCTGAATATCCTGCTATTTGCGGCGGGCAGTGCATTAACGGCAGCGCACAACGTGTTCGAGTGGGAATGGCTCAGCTTTGTCTGGCGCTATCTGACATCGATACCGTTCATTATCGCGTTTGTATACATATTTTTCTGGGCACTGCTAGGTTATGAAATTGGGCGCAGTTTTGGCAGCAATGGCCGTGGGCTTGTTAGGAAGACCTTCCTTGCGGCACTAATCCCCAATTTGACTTTAATGGTGCTGACTTTAACGGGAATCATCCCGTACGAATGGTTTTATCCGCTTTTAACAAAAACGTTTATCGCTGTATGCATTATTCTCACAGCGCTTCTCTATCCTATATGCTTGTTTGCGTATCAGTGGGGGAAAAAGTCTTCAGTCTAG
- a CDS encoding DUF4153 domain-containing protein, with product MELRMRKEDWLFLLLCLGLGILAEESLTRSQIGISYFLFIAAFYSVFFWRFRGFPFRHQRLGWLVLGAVWLLAASYFLYDMEFFQGLNFLLIPSLVIFHISLITGPKQAEWAKPVFIVYIFKRIGDSIAYNAAFARFTARLAQHRTNIKNASVIKRVLIGVGISIPVLTIVLKLLMSADTEFERIVSGFPAWFNISGETVFRIIFSLLSTFAFFGFLQVHLKKRLEIKQTGEKGAWKGIDPVILLTVLFLLDAVYLLFVAVQFTYFFSGSLSGGFTYAEYARRGFFELVFVSVINLSVTVFVLSFAKSAAGLMNRLIQGALSILVLASGIILCSAFMRLLMYEEAYGFTFLRVLIHSFMIFLLVIFCYTLAKIWLTRLSLFHFYFIAALVYYTAINIINLEQIVADRNMDRYELTGKIDLDYLAYMSDTGVLALSELYKEKPEMAGLKNLLKDRKMEVEATAHGQWQSYNLTREKARDALFNLNLE from the coding sequence ATGGAACTAAGAATGAGGAAAGAAGACTGGCTATTTTTACTGTTATGTCTTGGACTTGGGATTTTGGCTGAAGAATCACTGACAAGATCACAGATAGGGATTTCGTATTTTCTTTTTATCGCAGCATTTTATTCGGTTTTTTTCTGGAGGTTTCGTGGTTTTCCATTCAGGCATCAGCGGCTTGGCTGGCTTGTCCTTGGAGCAGTGTGGCTTCTGGCGGCAAGCTACTTTTTGTACGATATGGAATTTTTCCAGGGGCTGAATTTTCTTTTGATTCCCTCACTTGTCATTTTTCATATTTCTTTAATTACCGGTCCGAAACAGGCTGAGTGGGCGAAACCGGTATTCATCGTTTATATTTTCAAAAGGATAGGGGACAGCATCGCATATAATGCCGCGTTTGCAAGGTTTACAGCCCGGCTTGCGCAGCATCGGACAAATATTAAAAATGCGTCTGTTATCAAAAGGGTTCTTATTGGCGTCGGTATTTCAATCCCTGTTCTTACCATTGTACTTAAACTTCTTATGTCCGCGGATACGGAATTTGAAAGAATTGTCTCCGGTTTTCCGGCCTGGTTCAATATTAGCGGCGAAACAGTCTTCAGGATTATATTTTCGCTTTTATCCACCTTTGCTTTCTTTGGTTTCCTTCAAGTTCATCTGAAGAAAAGGCTTGAAATCAAACAAACGGGAGAAAAGGGAGCATGGAAGGGAATCGACCCTGTCATTTTACTGACTGTCCTGTTTCTGCTTGACGCTGTCTATCTATTGTTCGTTGCTGTCCAATTCACGTATTTCTTCAGCGGATCACTGAGTGGCGGGTTTACTTACGCAGAGTACGCCAGACGCGGTTTCTTTGAACTAGTTTTCGTGTCAGTCATCAATCTTTCGGTGACGGTTTTCGTTCTTTCTTTTGCAAAAAGTGCGGCAGGATTAATGAATAGGCTAATACAAGGCGCGCTTTCCATCCTTGTCTTGGCAAGCGGCATCATTCTTTGCTCGGCATTCATGAGGCTGCTGATGTATGAAGAAGCATACGGATTTACCTTCCTAAGGGTGCTCATCCATTCGTTCATGATTTTCCTGCTTGTCATATTCTGTTACACACTGGCAAAGATCTGGCTCACCCGTTTGTCGCTGTTCCATTTTTATTTCATTGCAGCGCTTGTTTATTATACTGCCATCAACATCATTAACCTTGAACAAATTGTTGCCGACAGGAATATGGACAGATACGAGCTGACAGGCAAAATCGATCTGGATTATCTTGCCTATATGTCGGATACAGGGGTCCTCGCCTTGAGCGAATTATATAAAGAAAAGCCTGAAATGGCCGGGCTGAAAAACTTGTTGAAAGACAGGAAAATGGAAGTGGAAGCGACTGCGCATGGCCAATGGCAATCGTACAATTTGACGAGGGAAAAGGCGCGGGATGCGCTTTTCAATCTCAATTTAGAATAA
- a CDS encoding DUF975 family protein: MRIRDLKKDGLAALKGQWGIAILISIISFAIYAIVPIIGEIIGTGSFSEWLETEEAPARAQAISFSLSILLSPILYSCYWAFLDMRRGQRVSVGSLFNKFQGNFYFKTVGLYLLTTIYTILWTLLLIVPGIIKGIAYSQAHFILRDNPGMVINDAITESRKLMDGYKGKYFLLGLSFIGWSLLAILTFGIGFIWLVPYFSATLASFYQSLIEQRNNEIIEA; this comes from the coding sequence ATGAGAATACGTGATTTAAAAAAAGATGGCCTTGCAGCCTTGAAAGGACAATGGGGCATTGCCATATTGATTTCGATCATTTCCTTCGCCATCTATGCAATCGTTCCTATTATTGGTGAAATTATTGGCACGGGGAGTTTTTCAGAATGGCTAGAAACAGAAGAGGCGCCAGCCAGGGCACAGGCGATTTCTTTTTCGCTATCAATTCTCTTGAGCCCGATTCTATATAGCTGCTATTGGGCTTTCCTCGACATGCGAAGAGGGCAAAGAGTATCTGTCGGGAGCCTGTTCAATAAATTCCAAGGTAACTTTTATTTCAAAACAGTCGGCCTCTATCTGTTAACGACCATCTATACAATCTTATGGACTTTGCTTCTAATTGTACCGGGAATCATAAAGGGCATCGCCTATTCCCAGGCCCATTTCATCCTAAGAGATAATCCAGGGATGGTCATCAATGATGCCATCACCGAAAGCCGTAAATTAATGGATGGCTATAAAGGCAAGTATTTCCTGCTGGGACTTAGCTTTATTGGCTGGTCACTCCTGGCAATACTGACTTTCGGAATCGGGTTTATTTGGCTAGTTCCATATTTTTCAGCGACGCTTGCATCATTCTATCAATCCCTGATTGAGCAGAGGAACAATGAAATCATAGAAGCTTAA
- a CDS encoding LLM class flavin-dependent oxidoreductase — MTINRLTKKVRYSVLDLSPILEGGTAAESLNNTADLARHAENWGYHRYWLAEHHNMPGIASSATSVVIGHVASHTDTIRVGSGGIMLPNHSPLVIAEQFGTLESLFPGRIDLGLGRAPGTDQLTAAALRRDWRMNADDFPNQVDELRAYFDPSRRDGVIHVRAVPGEGLDIPIWLLGSSGFSARLAGQLGLPFAFASHFAPENVMAALKIYRQSFQPSNVLEQPYCMVGINIVASETAEKAEYLATSMQQQFLSLLRNKPGKLQPPVKSMAPIASPYELTLLEGRLASTFAGTKEHVKELLHEFLTETETDEVIINAQIFDHSERLKSFELAAEIMKELNGEK, encoded by the coding sequence ATGACTATAAACCGGTTAACGAAAAAAGTCCGCTATTCGGTATTGGACCTGTCACCTATTCTTGAAGGCGGTACTGCCGCTGAGTCATTAAATAATACGGCGGACCTTGCCCGCCATGCTGAAAATTGGGGTTACCACCGGTACTGGCTGGCCGAACATCACAACATGCCAGGCATCGCCAGTTCGGCTACCTCCGTCGTCATTGGCCATGTTGCATCGCACACAGATACAATCCGCGTAGGATCTGGCGGCATTATGCTCCCTAATCACTCACCACTTGTGATTGCAGAGCAATTCGGAACACTGGAGTCCTTATTTCCCGGCCGGATTGATCTTGGTCTTGGCAGAGCCCCGGGTACCGACCAGCTAACCGCAGCGGCCCTACGCCGGGATTGGCGGATGAATGCCGATGACTTCCCGAATCAGGTCGATGAGCTCAGGGCTTATTTCGACCCGTCGAGACGTGATGGCGTCATCCATGTACGGGCGGTTCCAGGGGAAGGTTTGGACATCCCCATCTGGCTGCTCGGCTCGAGCGGTTTCAGTGCGCGCCTCGCAGGACAGCTCGGTCTCCCATTTGCCTTCGCCAGCCATTTTGCACCTGAAAACGTAATGGCGGCATTAAAGATTTACAGGCAAAGTTTCCAGCCTTCAAACGTCCTGGAACAGCCATACTGCATGGTTGGCATCAATATCGTTGCATCAGAGACGGCTGAAAAAGCGGAATACCTGGCCACCTCCATGCAGCAGCAATTTCTGTCGCTTCTCAGGAACAAGCCGGGAAAACTCCAGCCCCCTGTCAAAAGCATGGCGCCGATTGCCAGCCCTTATGAATTGACCCTATTGGAAGGAAGGCTCGCTTCCACGTTTGCGGGTACGAAGGAACATGTAAAGGAACTGCTCCACGAATTCCTGACTGAAACGGAAACGGATGAAGTCATCATAAATGCCCAGATATTCGACCATTCGGAACGTCTGAAATCATTTGAGCTTGCAGCTGAAATAATGAAAGAATTGAACGGAGAGAAATAA
- a CDS encoding aldehyde dehydrogenase, which produces MRDYAELVSKQKDFFAKGNTMDIQFRRESLKKLRKLIQDHEQDFLSALKEDLNKSDFESYLTEVGIVLSELRFTEKNLEKWAKPRRVKSTISLAGSRSYIYPEPYGVALVISPWNYPFQLAFAPLIGAIAAGNCAILKPSELTPATSGLLSEVVGKSFPEEYIAVVEGGAEASQGLLQEKVDKIFFTGSVAVGRIIMEAAAINLTPVTLELGGKSPCIVHEDANLELAAKRIAWGKFINAGQTCVAPDYLFVHQSVKGRFLNLLGQAIIQLYGEAPLENQEFTRIVSERHFDRLSGFLGEGSTVIGGRSNRDSLAIEPTVIEGISWESTVMQEEIFGPILPVLEYENLSDVIVEVNSHPKPLAMYIFTEAKEVQEELLGKISFGGGCVNDTVMHLASPYLPFGGVGESGIGAYHGKGSFDVFSHEKSVLKQTTKFDLPFRYQNTKDALTKIKWFLK; this is translated from the coding sequence ATGCGCGACTATGCAGAATTAGTAAGCAAACAGAAAGATTTTTTTGCCAAGGGTAATACGATGGATATCCAATTTCGGCGTGAATCCCTTAAAAAGCTCCGGAAACTCATCCAGGATCACGAACAGGATTTCCTTTCAGCACTGAAAGAGGACTTAAATAAAAGCGATTTCGAATCATATTTAACGGAAGTCGGTATCGTGCTAAGTGAACTCCGTTTCACGGAAAAGAATCTGGAAAAGTGGGCCAAGCCGCGCCGGGTCAAGTCAACGATTTCATTAGCCGGATCCCGCAGCTATATTTATCCCGAGCCTTATGGGGTAGCACTTGTTATTTCGCCATGGAATTACCCGTTCCAGTTAGCTTTTGCTCCGCTGATTGGCGCAATCGCAGCCGGCAACTGTGCGATTCTGAAACCATCTGAGCTGACCCCCGCGACATCCGGACTCCTGTCCGAAGTAGTGGGCAAGTCTTTCCCCGAAGAATATATCGCGGTTGTGGAAGGCGGGGCTGAAGCGAGCCAGGGGCTTTTGCAGGAAAAAGTCGATAAGATTTTCTTTACAGGGAGTGTCGCGGTTGGGCGAATCATTATGGAAGCAGCGGCGATAAACCTGACACCGGTTACGCTCGAGCTTGGCGGGAAAAGCCCTTGTATCGTCCATGAGGATGCCAATCTTGAACTAGCCGCAAAACGGATTGCCTGGGGAAAATTCATCAACGCGGGTCAAACTTGCGTCGCGCCCGACTACCTTTTTGTGCATCAGTCAGTAAAAGGAAGGTTCCTGAATTTGCTCGGGCAGGCGATTATCCAACTATATGGCGAAGCGCCTCTAGAAAACCAAGAATTCACGAGGATTGTCAGTGAAAGGCATTTTGACAGACTGTCTGGTTTCCTTGGTGAAGGTTCCACTGTCATTGGAGGGCGCTCAAACCGGGACAGTCTGGCCATCGAGCCAACTGTCATCGAAGGAATCAGCTGGGAATCCACCGTAATGCAGGAGGAGATTTTCGGTCCGATCCTGCCGGTACTTGAGTATGAAAATTTATCGGACGTTATCGTGGAGGTCAATTCACATCCGAAGCCACTCGCCATGTACATTTTTACGGAGGCGAAAGAGGTTCAGGAAGAACTTCTTGGCAAAATTTCTTTCGGAGGAGGATGTGTCAATGATACTGTGATGCATCTTGCTTCACCTTATCTGCCTTTTGGCGGTGTCGGCGAAAGCGGGATTGGGGCCTATCACGGTAAGGGCAGTTTTGATGTGTTTTCCCACGAAAAAAGCGTTCTGAAACAAACCACCAAATTCGACCTTCCGTTCAGGTACCAAAACACAAAGGATGCGCTAACAAAAATCAAATGGTTCCTTAAATAG
- a CDS encoding MerR family transcriptional regulator gives MNSSEVAKILGVSTSTVQRWVKQLNLPMERNERGHYTFTEDDLPILENIRDQIQNGALLQDIAPVKTSTIRKGTVKAVEMSPDFEKLMMMFSDLERKIDNKADSVASYQLIQHRKEIEELQNQVAELAAALEEFGHRVPKPKELATDQPVPLDNSLMLPEKRKKKKKAFGGFFGF, from the coding sequence ATGAATTCAAGCGAGGTTGCAAAGATTCTCGGCGTTTCGACAAGCACAGTTCAACGATGGGTAAAACAGCTTAATTTGCCGATGGAACGAAACGAACGCGGCCACTATACATTTACGGAGGATGATCTCCCTATCCTCGAGAACATCCGCGATCAAATCCAGAACGGCGCCCTCCTCCAGGATATTGCCCCAGTAAAGACCAGTACTATCCGGAAAGGCACTGTCAAGGCTGTGGAAATGAGCCCGGACTTTGAAAAATTGATGATGATGTTTTCTGACCTGGAACGGAAAATCGACAACAAGGCAGATTCAGTCGCCTCTTATCAGCTAATTCAGCACAGAAAGGAAATTGAAGAATTGCAGAATCAGGTGGCGGAGCTTGCCGCCGCGCTTGAAGAGTTCGGGCACCGGGTGCCCAAACCGAAAGAGCTAGCTACCGATCAGCCGGTCCCGCTTGATAATAGTTTAATGCTGCCCGAAAAGCGCAAAAAGAAAAAGAAAGCGTTTGGTGGTTTTTTCGGATTTTAG